AAGGAAGCGAACGGTAATGGACGTTTTGTGCATGAAGTGACCACCATGGGAGCGGTATCTAATCGCGGCAACACGCAGGAAACGGCACACTATATCGCCTTTGTATGGGAAATGTTCCTGTGGACCGGAGACGATGCACTTCTGCGTGAGCATTATGACTACTGTGTCCAGGGAATCGACTGGCTGCTGGGTGAGATGGACCCGGATGGGGACCTGTTCCCTTCCGGTTACGGCATCATTGAGATTGCCGGATTGAATATGGAACTGATTGATAGTGCCGTATATACAGCGAAGGCTCTTCAGGCGCTGGAGCACATGAGTCTCTATTTGGGTGAAACGAAGCGTCACCAGACCTATCAGAAACTGGCCGAACAAGCGGTACGTGCGGTGAATGATGTGTATTGGTCTGAAAAAGACAGTCTCTATGCGGATGCCGTTGCACCTATTTCCGATATTGTACCCAAGGTGGATTACATGGTTTCTCTCGCTGAAAAGCAAGGAATCACAGACTATCGGGAGTACGTGGAAAAATTGCTGGCCGATGCAGGCGAGAATCAGAAAGACCGCGGTTGGCTGCTGAACAAAAACTGGGTCATTGTCACTCCAATGGAAGCAGGAATTGCCGATCAGGACAAAGCACAGCGTGCGCTGGAAGCGATGCGAAATCGCGATTTCATCGGCGAATACGGTACGTATCTTGCTGCCATGTATCAACAGGGCACGATGACAATCTCTACGGGAGCACATGCGGTTGCAGAAGCGGCCTACGGGCATCCGGATCACGCGCTCGATTTACTGCGCCGGATGGGGAAAAGCTTCTCACGTGTACTGCCGGGTTCATTCTCGGAGATGTCTCCGGACTACGGCTGTGTTGTGCAGGCGTGGACTATCTATGCCCTGGCTGTACCTGTGGTACGACATTTCTTCGGCGTTCAACCGGAAGCACAGCATCGCCGTTTAACCGTATCACCTGATATGCCGCAGGCATGGGAAAACAAAACATGCAGTCTGGAGCAACTGATGGTAGGCGATGCAGAGTTCGATATTCATTTTGAATCCCGTGAAGGCAAACGTTATGCGAGCATTTCGAACCCTTCGGGCTGGACGGTTGTTCTGGACTGGAAGGGCGAAAGACGGGAAAGCAACGAGAAACGAATTGAATGGCAACTAGAGCAATAACATGGGGAGGAACGGGAAGATGAAAGGGAACGGAGCACTTCAAGCCGTTATTTTTGATTTGGATGGTGTCATTACCGACACGGCGGAGTACCATTATGTAGCGTGGAAAAAGCTGGGGGAATCGCTGGATATTCCGTTTGATCGGGAGTTCAACGAGCAGTTAAAGGGCATTAGCCGCGGAGAGTCGCTGGCTCGCATTTTACGTCTGGGTGGCAAGGAAGATGCGTTTTCGGCTGAGGAAAAGGAAGAATTCGCACAGCGTAAAAACGAACATTACGTCTCGTTGCTGGACTCGCTGACACCGGAGCATACTTACCCTGGAATTCGGGAATTGCTGCTTGAGCTGCAAGCCTCCGGTATTCCTGCGGTGATCGCCTCGGCCAGCAAAAATGCTCCTCAAATTCTGAAGGCGCTGGAGTTGGACTCCCTGTTCCGCTATGTGGTTCATCCGGATTCCGTACCACACGGCAAACCGGCACCTGATCTGTTCCTGCGTGGCGCGGAAGAAGTGGGTGCTGACGTTAAAGCCTGCATCGGCATCGAGGATGCGCAGGCGGGTATTGAGGCCATCAAATCCGCAGGCATGATCGCTGTGGGTATTGGTGAAGAAGCTGTACTTAAAGGTTCCGGAGCGGACGTGGTGCTGAAGGATACGAAACAGCTCACGCTGTCATTCCTGGAGCGTACGTTGCAGGAGCATAGCCATTAAGCGGAAAAGGGGAGATGCAGCATGAACCGGGCATGGTGGAAAGAAGCCGTGGTATATCAGGTCTACTGGCGGAGCTTCCTGGATGCGAATGGGGACGGCATCGGGGATTTGGAGGGCTTGATGCTCAAGCTCGACTATATCAAAAGTCTGGGGATAGATGTCATCTGGCTTAATCCCATTTATGAATCGCCGGATAAAGATAACGGATATGACATAGCGGATTATTACCGCATTATGGCGAAAGCCGGAACGATGGAGCAGTTCAGGCAGTTGCTGGACAAGGTCCATGCACTGGGCATGAAGCTCATTATGGATCTGGTGGTTAATCATACATCAGAGCAGCATGCATGGTTTGAAGAGTCTCGTTCATCCATCGATAATCCAAAACGCGACTGGTATATATGGAAGCCGGGGAAACAGGATAGCCCGCCGAACAACTGGCGCTCCTATTTTGAACCGTCGACCTGGACCTACGACGAGCGGACGGGAGAATATTATTTTCATTCCTTTGCGAAGGAACAGCCTGATCTGAATTGGGAAAATCCCGAGCTGCGTCAGGAGATATACCGGATGATGCGTTTCTGGCTGGATCAGGGCATTGACGGCTTCCGCATGGATGTTATTAATCTGCTCGCCAAGCTGGAAGGTTTCCCGGATGCGGAGCACCCGGAGAATATTGATTATCTGGGCAATAATCCTGGCATTCATGAATATTTGCAGGAAATGAACCGGGAGGTTCTCCAGCATTATGACATCATGACCGTAGGAGAGATTCCATTTGTGACACCTGAGGATGGTCTCTTGTATGTGGGCGACAACCGTAAAGAGCTGCATACGTTATTCCATTTCCAGGTGGCGGATGACATGCCTACTTGGGATCTGGCACGGTACAAGGAAATTCAGGAGAGCTGGTATGAAGCGTTCCGTAATGAAGGTTGGAACTCCCAGTTCCTGAACAATCACGATCACACAAGGCAGGTTTCGAGGTACGGCAATGATGGACAATACCGCGTGGAATCGGCCAAACAACTGGCGACCATGATTCATACTCTTCCGGGAACACCGTATGTATTCCAGGGAGAGGAGATCGGCATGACGGGTGTCCGGTTCTCTTCCATTGATGAATATCATGATATTGCAATGAAGAACAAATATAAGGAAGAAATCGGTAAAGGCCGTGCGCCAGATGAAGTCCTCCACAGTCTTCAGCCGCTGAGTCGGGATAATTCTCGTACGCCGATGCAGTGGGACAGCAGCGAGCACGCCGGGTTTACCGAAGGGCAGCCGTGGATGCAGGTGAACCCCAACTATGAAGAGATTAATGTGGAGCGGGATTTGGCCGCGCAGGACTCCATATTTGCATATTATCAGCAGCTGATTGCCCTGCGTAAAACGCACGCGGTTATGGTCTATGGAGATTATCGTGACCAATCGGCAGGGGAAGAGCATGTATATGCATATAGCCGCAGTCTGGATGGAGAGACATGGCTTGTCATTCTCAATCATTCGGACCGGGAGCAGTCCTATGCTCTGCCTGCTTTATTCGCTGATCGAGCCACGAATGCCCGCTTGGTTATTGGCAATCTGGATCGGTCAACCTCGGAAGAGGTTAGAAACGGCACCGTTCATTTACTTCCTTATGAGGCGCTCATTTACTCCTTGTAATACATCGCAAGATCACCAGAGCCTGGCGGGGATTTTCCCGTCGGGTTCTTTGATTTATCCCAACAGTGGGGAGTAGTGTTATATTTTTATTTAAGAAAAATGATTTTAGGAGATGCAACAATGAAGACTAAGGTTATACGTTATTATCGCTTCGGTGAGCCGAGCGAAGTGCTGTGCCTAGAGGAGAAGGAGTTAGTGCCCCCTGGCCCCGGTGAATTAGCAGTGAGGATGTGCTCTCGGCCTATTAATCCCTCAGATGTCATTCCTGTTCGAGGCGCATATCCGCATCGGACGGCATTGCCCGCTGTACCTGGGTTCGAGGGAGTTGGGGTAGTGGAGGCGGTAGGGCCGGGAGTATCCAATCAAATGTCGGGGCGGCGCGTCCTGCCGTTGAGAGGCGAGAACACGTGGCAAGAGGTGGTGAAAACGTTAGATCGACATGCGATCATTGTGCCTGATGATATTAATGATCAATCGGCAAGTCAGATCTACATTAACCCGATAACAGCTTGGCTGATATGTACGGATATGCTTAAGCTAACATACGGCGATACCTTGATTGTCAATGCCGGTGGTTCCGCAATCGGGCGAATCTTCGCCCAATTATCGAAAATTCTGGGATTTCGTATGATTGCGCTCACAAGAAATGATCGCCATACGGCTGATTTATATCAACTTGGGGCGTTCTCTGTTGTAAATACGATGGAAGAGTTGCTACAGGAGAGAATTGCAGAGTTAACGGAGGAACGTGGCGCTACTGCGGCCGTCGACTGCATCGGAGGGGCAGATGGAGAGCAACTCGTGAGTTGTATAAGGCCGCATGGCACCGTAATAAGCGTCGGACTGCTCTCGGGTATCTCACCGTTATGGCATGAGGTGACCCGCGGAACGCAAGTTAACGTTAAACTCTTTTGGCTAAAGCATTGGGTAGAGCGATGTTCGCAAGAACGATGGGAACAGGTATTCAATGAAGTGATTCAGTTAGTTCGGGAAGGGCGGCTATGGATGGCAAACATTGGGGCGACGTTTGGGCTGGAAAATGTGAAACAGGCCATTGAAGTCTCTGAATCGAGCATCGAGGGAAAGGTTCTTCTATTAAGTTAATGGTATAAAAAGTTAAAGGGTTGAAGCATAGGACGCTCTTCTTATTATGAGGTTAGCCAATAAATACTGGTTAATCTTTTTTTATTTTTCAAAAAAGGTACACAAAAGATACAAGATGAACTAAAATGAACTTATATGAACATTATCTGACTAACGAAAGGAATGGATTAATGATGCAAAACCGTTATGCTGCACACCCAAATGAAGTGAAAAACTATGATACATCCCGTCTGCGCGAGGAATTCTTGATGGAACAACTGTTTGCAACAGATGAATTGGTGACCGTATACTCTCATGTGGATCGTTATATAGTAGGAACGGCTGTACCTCAAAGCAAGGATATTACACTTGAAGTGAATCTGAAGGATATTGGAACGAACTTTTTCCTGGAGCGTCGTGAAATCGGTATCATTAATGTTGGAGGCCACGGAACAGTGACAGCCGACGGTCAAGGATACGAAATTGGTGCCAAGGAATGCCTGTACATCGGAAGAGGTGTAAAAGAAGTTGTGTTCAAGAGCAGCGGCAAGGATCAGCCGGCTCAGTTTTATTTTGTATCCACACCAGCTCACCACACGTATCCAACAGTAAAAGCAACGCAAGAACAAGCTCAGCCGAACCACCTCGGCAGTATCGAAAGCTCGAACGAACGGACGATCTATCGCTATATCCACCAAGGAGAAGGCGGAATCCAGAGCTGTCAGCTGGTGATGGGTATTACGGAACTCGACAAGGGCAACATGTGGAATACCATGCCTGCACATACCCACAACCGCCGTTCCGAAGTATACTTGTATTTCAACCTGCCGGAAGATGGTGTCGTATTCCATATGATGGGCGAGCCAAACGAAACACGGCATTTGGTTGTGCGTGACCGTCAGGCCATCATCTCTCCTAGCTGGTCCATCCACAGTGGTGTTGGTACGAGCAGCTATACGTTCTGCTGGGCAATGGCTGGTGAAAACCAGACGTTCGAGGATATGGACGGCGTGGCGATGAAGGACCTGAAATAGGCGCGTAAATTCCAAAGAAACAGGAAGTTGATCTGTGATGAATCCATTGAAAAGACATGAAAAAATTATGGAGGCTCTGCTGGAACGGCAGGAAGTCACCGTTAGTGATCTGAGTGAACTGCTGCAGGTGACGGGCAAGACCGTGCGGGAGGATCTCGATAAGCTGGAAGGCATGGGATTGCTCGTACGTGTCCATGGGGGGGCGATGCTGGCTCAGAACGACCAGTATGGCATCCTGACGAGTCGAGGGGCTACGGAAAAGCATCATTCGGAGAAAACGGAGATTGCCGAGCGAGCCCTTGCTTATATCCGGCCAGGAGATATTGTTGCGCTGGACGGCGGAAGCACCACGTTGGAGATGGCGAAGCGTATGGACAATCAGCCCATTACCGTGGTAACCAATGATCTGTTCATTATTGCTGAGCTGACCAAAAAGGAGCAGGTGCGACTGGTTGTGCCCGGCGGAGCAAGAGTCCGCAATATGCTGGTGGGAGACGATACAGCTGCCTTCATTTCCGGTCTCAACATTCACAAAGCGTTTATCTCAACGACGGCACTTCATCCGGAATTTGGACTTTCTATATATACAGGCGATCTGGTGCCGCTAAAAAAAGCAATGATCTCTGCTTCACAGCAGGTCTATGGCGTCGTGGATCATTATAAATTCGGACAATTTGCCCTTCGGACTTTTGCACACTGTTCGGAGTTGGACTGCATCATCAGCGACAGTCGCTTGGATGAGGAGACAGCAGCCCTTTACAGGCAAAATGGTATCGAAGTGGATTATCAGAGCTGATCTTCAGTTTCACAGTGGTTACATGACTGCCGAGGCTGAATGACACGGTTTGCAACTCAATAACCATGCGGAGGAATCATTCATGAACCCATTTGATTTAAGCGGACAAGTTGCACTTGTCACTGGTACATCAGGAGGTCTTGGACAAGGAATGGCGATTGGTCTTGCGGAAGCCGGGGCAGATGTTGTGCTGGTGTCTTACTCCAATCCATCGGAAACAGCACGTGCTATTGAGGCTCTCGGACGCAAAGCGTATGTGATTGAAGCTGATTTGAGCCGTGAGGATGAACTGACCGGGGTGTTTGAAAAGGCATTAGCCTTTCAGGGGAGAATTGATATTCTGGTCAATAATGCGGGAATTATTCGTCGTACACCTGCAGCCGATCACGGTCAGCAGGACTGGCATGATGTCATAGGTCTTAACCTGAATACGGTATTTTTCCTGAGCCAGTTGGCCGGCAGACATATGATTGAACGGGGAAGTGGCAAGATCATTAACATTGCCTCCATGCTGTCTTATCAGGGTGGAATTAATGTACCGGGATACACGGCCAGTAAACATGGGGTAGCCGGTTTAACGAAAGCACTCGCAAATGAATGGGCAGGCAAAGGTGTTCAGATCAACGGGATTGCACCAGGCTACATGGAAACAGACAATACGACTCAGATTCGCGCCGATGAGAATCGGTATCGTGACATCACGGCACGGATTCCGGCTGGACGCTGGGGAACACCTGAGGATCTGAAAGGTCCGGTTGTTTTCCTGGCATCGGCGGCATCGGACTATTTGAATGGTCATGTACTGAATGTGGATGGCGGCTGGATGGCTCGTTAATCCTGTCAGTGATCAATGGCAAAGGAGGCAGTGATATGAAACTTGGTATTCTTGCGCATACGTTTGGTAAACAGCCTACAGCGCAGCTTGCACAGACTATCGCGGATAACGGATTCAATTCGGTACAGTTGGCATTAGCCAAGGCGTTATCGGATGTGGACTCGTCCAATGGCAAGCTGAGCCCTGGACTGGCGAATGAGATCGGAGATCAATTTGCACAGCGCGGAGTCAAGATTGCGGTACTAGGCTGCTATATTAACCCGATTGATCCTGATCCTGTGGCCCGTCGTGCAGACATTGATCGATTCAAGGAGCATCTGCGTTATGCCCGAGATTTCGGTTGCAGCATGGTGGCAACGGAGACGGGGGGCCTGGATACGTATCGCGACTCTCATCCAGACGGATATGAAGAAAAGGCGTGGACGGTGCTGCGGGAGACGGTAGAGGAACTGGTGGAAGAGGCGGAAAAGTGGGGCGTTCATGCGGCGATCGAGCCTGTATCTACCCATACACTTCATACGCGTGAACATATGATTCGTCTGTTTGAAGAAATTCCTTCATCCAATCTGGGCATGCTGTTCGATCCTTGTAATCTGATCAAACAACCGCATGTGGCTGATCAGCCCGCATTCCTGCGTGAAGTGATGGAAACGCTGTATCAGCGCATCATTGTCATTCATGCCAAAGATGTGGCTTTCAATGCACAGGGTGATAAGTTCAATCCGGTGCCGGGTGAGGGCATTCTGGATTACCCGTTATTTTTTGAACTATTGAAGACGTATAAACCACATATCGATATTTCACTAGAAGGGGTAACGGCGGAGGAAGCTGTTCCAGCGGCCAAGCATTTACGTGAGATATGGAGTGGCGTTCGGGTATAAACGGTAAAGAGTCGGCAGCAGCCTGGCAGTTGAATCGTTGCAAAAAGTTCCGGAAAACCTTTGCGGGAGCAAAGGTTTTTTTGGTATAGCGGTCCTCGTAGTACATAATTAATATTTCTTATCGGAAAAATCGGAAATACTTCTTTTCAAAAGCGACATCTTGTGAGAGAATATGGAAAACATACGCCACCATGTCATGACATCTAGGGAATAGCCAAACGTATAAGTTAAGGGAGGAAACAGATTTATGTCAAACGAACGTGAGCTTTCATTTGAAACATTGGCAATTCATGCCGGCCAGGAGATTGATCCGACCACCCATGCACGTGCTGTACCGTTGTACCAAACAACATCCTACGGATTCCGTGATACGGAGCATGCAGCCAATCTGTTTGGATTGAAAGAGTTTGGCAATATCTATACACGTCTGATGAATCCGACCACGGATGTGTTCGAACAACGTATTGCTGCACTTGAGGGAGGTGCGGGCGCACTGGCTACCGCTTCCGGTCAGGCAGCGATTACGTTCTCCCTCTTAAATATCGCAGGTGCGGGAGACGAGATCGTTTCCGCAGCGAGTCTGTATGGGGGAACGTACAATCTGTTCTCCACCACACTACCGAAACTTGGCCTGGATGTAAAGTTTGTAGATTCCAGTGATCCAGAGAATTTCCGGGCGGCGATTACGGATAAAACCAAAGCATTGTACGCTGAAACGATCGGAAATCCGCAAGGCAACGTCCTGGACATTGAAGCTGTGGCAGCGATCGCCCATGAACATGGCATTCCTTTGATTGTAGACAATACATTCCCAAGTCCATATCTGCTTCGTCCAATCGAGCATGGAGCTGATATTGTCGTTCATTCGGCTACCAAATTTATTGGCGGTCACGGTACTTCCATTGGTGGAGTTATTGTGGACAGCGGCAAATTCGACTGGAAAGCAAGTGGCAAGTTCCCGGGACTGACAGAGCCGGATTCCAGCTATCATGGTGTCGTATATACGGAAGCGGTTGGACCGATTGCTTATATTATCAAAGCTCGTGTGCAATTACTGCGCGACTTTGGTGCAACGATCTCACCTTTCAATTCATGGTTGCTCATTCAAGGATTGGAGACACTGCATCTGCGGGTTGAACGCCATAGCAGCAACGCACTGGCTGTGGCGCAATATCTGGAGAAGCATGCAGATGTGGAATGGGTAAGCTACGCAGGTTTGCCGAGTCACCCTTCCTATGAATTGGCACAGAAGTATTTGCCGAAAGGCCAGGGAGCCATTCTGACTTTTGGTATCAAAGGCGGCGTGGATGCAGGACGCAAACTGATTGAAAATGTGAAGCTGTTCTCCCACCTTGCGAACGTAGGTGACTCCAAGTCACTGATCATTCACCCGGCTAGTACGACGCACCAACAGCTGACAGAAGATGAGCAGACTGCAGCAGGCGTTAATCCTGAGCTAATTCGTCTATCTATAGGTACAGAGAATATTCAGGATATCCTCTACGATCTGGAGCAAGCCATTAAGGCTAGCCAGCAATCAAGCGTTAGTGTTTAATTCATAACGTTAATAAATCCATTACCACGAGCCGCTTGTCCTTATGGACGAGTGGCTTTTTTAATTTGCATCGGCTAAGATGAAAAACCTATTTACAAATGCAGAGCACAGGCATATAATGAAGCTAAAGTTGTATTAGGTAAAAAAAATTGCATAAGTACAAAAATGATTATCATTCTCATTCAAAATGAGTTTGAAAATCATTCAATAACCATGCTGCTGCGGGATTCCCGCAGCAGCATGTGTCATTTTTAGGGTATTAACAATGGCTCTCATTCTCAATACGACTTCAAAAAAGGGGACATGGATGCAGCAAAATGCAATCCACAACCCGACAATCAGAAAGGATTGTGATTCATATGCAAGCGATACATCAACCTATTCAAACCAAAGCGAAAGCTGAACAGCGCTCTGCCAACACACCAGGTCCGGGCCGGGGGCGCAAACCAGATTTTCGGTCCATGCTGCGCAACAAGGAAATGCAAGCTGCACTGGGCAGTGGACTTTTGATGCTTATTGCCTGGGTGACGGCATCATGGTCTAATCCGTTATCCGTAGTACTGTATATTGTTGCTTATGCCATAGGTGGATGGACCAAGGCCAAAGAAGGCATAGAGACTTTGGTCAAGGATCGTGATCTCGATGTGAACCTGCTCATGATTGCAGCAGCGTTGGGAGCGGCAGCCATCGGCTACTGGAATGAAGGCGCCATGCTGATCTTTATTTTTGCGTTAAGTGGTGCACTCGAAAGCTATGCAACGGAGCGTAGTCACAAAGATATTTCATCGCTGCTGGCGCTCAAACCGGAAACGGCGCTGCGTATTGAGGACGGGAAAATGAATCTTGTATCCATCGATGATTTGCAGCCGGGGGATCTGTTGCTGGTCAAACCGGGCGAACTGGTTCCGGCAGATGGTGTCGTGTACCGGGGTAGCTCTTTTATCAATCAGGCCTCGATTACAGGCGAATCCTTACCTGTAGACAAAATTGCTGGTGACGAAGTATTTGCAGGTACCGTGAACGGCGAAGGCGCTCTATATGTGGAGGTAACCAAATCCGCTGAAGGATCGTTGTTTGGCAAAATTATTAAACTCGTGGAAGAGGCGCAGACGGAAATGCCGGATTCCCAACGCTTTATTGAACGATTCGAGGGGATATACGCGCGTATTGTTGTCGCCGTAACGGTGCTGGTTATTGTGGCAACACCGTTATTGCTTGGTTGGACATGGAATGATGCGTTTTACAAAGCAATGGTCTTTCTCGTTGTCGCTTCACCTTGTGCCCTGGTTTCTTCCATTATGCCGGTCATGTTATCAGCGATGTCCAGCAGTGCACGTCGCGGTATTCTCTTCAAGGGTGGCGCTCATGTGGAGAACATGGCCCAGACCCAGGTGGTTGCTTTTGATAAAACGGGGACATTGACGATGGGTACACCACAGGTGACCGATATTATAACGGCAGACGGATATGACCGGGCTCAGTTGTTGGGTGCGGTAGCTGCCATTGAGAATCTTTCGATGCACCCACTGGCTCGGGCCATTGTGGAGCAGGCAAGCAAGGAGGACCTCAACCTCCCAATTGCTGAACAGGTTCAGGCGCTGACGGGCTGGGGGATTGAGGGGAAAGTAGACGGTGTGCTCTGGAAAATTGGCAAAACGGATGAGTTAGATACGCATCATATCAGTGAGGTAAATAACGCAAATCATATAGAGAAGCAATTAGGTGCTTGTGATATGAATGATCTTGCTGTGTGGCATGGCATACGTGCCCAACTTGAGGGAGAAGGCAAGACCGTGTCTGCCATAACAGCGAACGGGAAGATGGCCGGACTGATCGCGATGAGGGACACTGTGCGCCCACAAGCGGCCGCAGCGGTAAAAATGCTGGAAGCGATGGGTGTGAAGGTGGCTATGCTGACAGGTGATCGTCCTGAATCGGCAGCAGTAATCGCCCGTGAGACAGGTGTGAGCCTAGTGTACGCAGGTCTGTTGCCCGAAGATAAAGTGAAGCAGGTGCATCTACTTCGCGAACAGTATGGGCAAGTGTTAATGGTTGGGGATGGTGTGAATGATGCGCCTGCACTTGCAGCGGCAACGGTTGGCATGGGGATGGGGGTATCAGGCAGCGGCACGGCACTGGAAGTAGCGGATGTTGTACTGATGAATGACAATATTGAAGAAATCGCCTGGGTGATCAGGCAAGCTCGCCGGGCCCAGCGGACGGTGAAGCAGAATATGTTTTTTGCCATCACGGTAATTCTGGCTCTAATCGCGGGTAACTTCTTACAAGATGTTGCATTGCCATTGGGCGTGGTAGGCCATGAGGGCAGCACGATCCTGGTTATTCTGAATGGACTAAGACTGCTGCGGTAAGTAAATCCATTTGAAAACGACGGCGTTTGAACCTTGGGTCAGCGGGTAATGATTCGAAGAGACGATTCCAGAGGAACGTTCCACACGGAATATGACTTAGGGAACGTTGTTATTACAACATTACCAAGCAGATCGGTAATTTGCCGCTGCAACGATATGACAATCAAGGGAGCTGTGAATAATGGGACGTTACGTACAAGTGGAACCGAATGTGAGTGTATTTGTTGAAGATATTGGTCAAGGAACACCGGTTGTCTTTTTGCACGGCTGGCCAGTTAATTATAAAATGTTCGAATATCAATTAAATGTACTGCCGAATCAAGGCATTCGTGCGATTGCAATAGATTTCAGAGGTTATGGCAAGTCGGACGCTCCGTCCACAGGTTATGACTACGACCGGATGGCGGACGATGTTCGTGCCGTAATCGATGACCTGGAGTTGACCGACGTGGTGCTTGCAGGCTTCTCCATGGGTGGAGCGATTGCCGTGCATTATATGGCCCGCCATGCGGGACATGGTGTATCCAAGCTGGCACTATTGTCTGCGGCGGCACCAGTGTTCACGCAGCGTGAGGGTTATCCATATGGACTTACTCCGGCGCAGCTCACCGAGCAGATTATTGAGCCAATCTTCGCAGATCGTCCGAAGCTGCTGGAGACGTTTGGCGGCATGTTTTTCGCGAAGCAGCACAGCCAGCCGTTTATGGATTGGTTCCATGCACTCGGTATGGAAGCCTCGTCTTACGCTACGATCTCCAGTGCAATTGCACTGCGAGATGAGGATTTGCGAGGTGACCTGAGTTCGATTCAGGTACCTACAGCCATTTTGCACGGGAAGAAGGATGAGATATGTCCGTTTGAATTCGCCGAGGAGATGCACAAAGGCATTGCCGGTTCTCAATTGATTGCTTTTGAGGAGAGCGGTCACGGGGCGTTCTATGATGAATTGGAAAAATTCAATGCCGAACTGATTCGATTTATCAAATCCGGAATCTGATCGTTAATCGACCTTTACAGATCGTTTCAACTATTCATTGAATCTTCATTTGTGAACAAAAAAAGAACCTGGAAGTTCAGCGAGCTGCTGTGCTTTCAGGTTTTTTTGCCGTCCATTCTTGTGTTCATGTGGGGGCTGTTCTTTGTTCTTTCCATTAAAAGAGTTCAGTCAGCCCAATCATCGTGATCAGTCCGAGCAAAAAGGAAACCGTTGCCGCCCGTGCGTTGCCGTCGCCGTGGCTTTCGGGAATCAGTTCCTTGTACACGATGAACATCATCGCACCCGCTGCAAAGGCAAGACCATAAGGAACCAGACCGGACACCAGACTACTGAGTGTGTAACCAATCATGGCTGTAACAATTTCAACTGCGCCAGTCAGCGTGGCGATACCGAGCGCTTTGAAGCGACCGATGTTCTGATTGACGAGGAAGAGGGCGACCAGGAATCCTTCCGGCGCATTCTGCAATCCAATGGAAAAGGCAATCAGATTGCCAAGTCCTGCGTCACTGCTTGCGTAGCTGACACCTACCGATAGCCCTTCGGGCAGGTTATGCATGGTGATGGCTGCAATAATCATGAAGGCTTTGGCTTCAATTTTGAAAGGCATCTTCTCGGGATTTTCCAGATCCACATGGGGAATCTTCATCTCCAGTACAAGCAGAACCATGCTGCCCAGCATGATACCAAGGGCAAGTACGAACAAATTG
Above is a window of Paenibacillus sp. E222 DNA encoding:
- the kduI gene encoding 5-dehydro-4-deoxy-D-glucuronate isomerase; amino-acid sequence: MQNRYAAHPNEVKNYDTSRLREEFLMEQLFATDELVTVYSHVDRYIVGTAVPQSKDITLEVNLKDIGTNFFLERREIGIINVGGHGTVTADGQGYEIGAKECLYIGRGVKEVVFKSSGKDQPAQFYFVSTPAHHTYPTVKATQEQAQPNHLGSIESSNERTIYRYIHQGEGGIQSCQLVMGITELDKGNMWNTMPAHTHNRRSEVYLYFNLPEDGVVFHMMGEPNETRHLVVRDRQAIISPSWSIHSGVGTSSYTFCWAMAGENQTFEDMDGVAMKDLK
- a CDS encoding DeoR/GlpR family DNA-binding transcription regulator, whose product is MNPLKRHEKIMEALLERQEVTVSDLSELLQVTGKTVREDLDKLEGMGLLVRVHGGAMLAQNDQYGILTSRGATEKHHSEKTEIAERALAYIRPGDIVALDGGSTTLEMAKRMDNQPITVVTNDLFIIAELTKKEQVRLVVPGGARVRNMLVGDDTAAFISGLNIHKAFISTTALHPEFGLSIYTGDLVPLKKAMISASQQVYGVVDHYKFGQFALRTFAHCSELDCIISDSRLDEETAALYRQNGIEVDYQS
- the kduD gene encoding 2-dehydro-3-deoxy-D-gluconate 5-dehydrogenase KduD; this translates as MNPFDLSGQVALVTGTSGGLGQGMAIGLAEAGADVVLVSYSNPSETARAIEALGRKAYVIEADLSREDELTGVFEKALAFQGRIDILVNNAGIIRRTPAADHGQQDWHDVIGLNLNTVFFLSQLAGRHMIERGSGKIINIASMLSYQGGINVPGYTASKHGVAGLTKALANEWAGKGVQINGIAPGYMETDNTTQIRADENRYRDITARIPAGRWGTPEDLKGPVVFLASAASDYLNGHVLNVDGGWMAR
- a CDS encoding sugar phosphate isomerase/epimerase, with protein sequence MKLGILAHTFGKQPTAQLAQTIADNGFNSVQLALAKALSDVDSSNGKLSPGLANEIGDQFAQRGVKIAVLGCYINPIDPDPVARRADIDRFKEHLRYARDFGCSMVATETGGLDTYRDSHPDGYEEKAWTVLRETVEELVEEAEKWGVHAAIEPVSTHTLHTREHMIRLFEEIPSSNLGMLFDPCNLIKQPHVADQPAFLREVMETLYQRIIVIHAKDVAFNAQGDKFNPVPGEGILDYPLFFELLKTYKPHIDISLEGVTAEEAVPAAKHLREIWSGVRV
- a CDS encoding homocysteine synthase, with amino-acid sequence MSNERELSFETLAIHAGQEIDPTTHARAVPLYQTTSYGFRDTEHAANLFGLKEFGNIYTRLMNPTTDVFEQRIAALEGGAGALATASGQAAITFSLLNIAGAGDEIVSAASLYGGTYNLFSTTLPKLGLDVKFVDSSDPENFRAAITDKTKALYAETIGNPQGNVLDIEAVAAIAHEHGIPLIVDNTFPSPYLLRPIEHGADIVVHSATKFIGGHGTSIGGVIVDSGKFDWKASGKFPGLTEPDSSYHGVVYTEAVGPIAYIIKARVQLLRDFGATISPFNSWLLIQGLETLHLRVERHSSNALAVAQYLEKHADVEWVSYAGLPSHPSYELAQKYLPKGQGAILTFGIKGGVDAGRKLIENVKLFSHLANVGDSKSLIIHPASTTHQQLTEDEQTAAGVNPELIRLSIGTENIQDILYDLEQAIKASQQSSVSV